A window of Aptenodytes patagonicus chromosome 1, bAptPat1.pri.cur, whole genome shotgun sequence genomic DNA:
AGATGAAACGTGACCATGTAAGGTACTTCAGAATTAACCCCTGCAAGAGGGATCCAAAGTAGAAGTGCTCCATTTCAGAGGACGTTGTCTGTGATCGaatagtttaaagccattaccaaTTACTCACGTCTCACCAAGGCAATTCCTTCTGCATTTCTTAGCCATTAAGTCACAATGAATCATTGCAGTGAAACTACGTCCCCTTGGAGTATGATTCAATAGTATACAAGGGAAGTTTCAGCCACTTTGTATAATACGAAGCAGCAGTTAGCCGTACTTACATGAACTTTAAACTAGCAGTTACTGCTCAACAGGGATACGACAGAACAAGTGATACACTGAAAGAGCTAATCATGTAGTTAGGCACATTCATCCTATTCAGGTCAGTACTTACACATTTCTCAATTTCTAAGCCGTCCTTAAAGAAAATCATATATGGGGTCACACCATCCTCACGGAAATCCAGGAGAGCCACCATACCATCTGGATTCATGTTCTCTCCTACAAAGAACTTCAGAGAAATGTGTTACTGAGACATTTAATGAGCTACTACCAGGGCAAAGTGCCTTTTATACAAGAAAGCCGTAACATCTACTAGTTCCGTTTAAAGGTCTCCCTGACCAGCTGCAGGgattttgctttctgcagcttgtcCATTTTAGTACGACATAACTTTACCACACTGCTGTGAACAGCAGAGCAAGACACAGCAGGGGCCAGTGTGATCCATCTTTCAAGTAGTTATCACTATTTAGGAACCACAGAGTTAAAGACAAGTGTTGCAGGCTGAAATGAAACCCCCAAACACCTAAGAGCCTTTCACTGTTTCTCCTTCCTGACTCTCAGAGCCCCTAAAACTCTCAGAGAAGGGTAAGCTAGACATCCTCACAACAGGAGCCCTCAAAACCCTCCACAAGCTAGTTCAGCAGATGAACCAATTGCAGCTTGTATCACTGCAATACTGCTGTAAGGAGACGTAAGTTTCATTACCTGGTAGTTTTTGAAGTTAGCAAGGATGTGTTTGATTTGTTCTGCAGCCCCTGTCATGAAAGGCTTTACTCTCTCTGGCTTGTGTTCCTCAAGTCTGGCTTTGattctggaaggggaaaaaagctctgaaaacGTGTTCTAGCCTAATAACTTCACTGTACAGCATCACATCACAGCAGAAAGAGTTATGGCAGTTAAACTGTttgattttgctgcttttcccccctctccctctcaaAGCCCCCAAGTTTTAACTTAATATTGCTAGTGAATTAGCAGAACAGTGCCTGCCACTCATATCAAGCTCATTATACTTCCAGGCCAGCGGTAGACAAAAATTAGCAAGCCATTTCCACAGCATCAAGACTACTATCCATCAGTATCACAGAGAAAGTGTTTTCACCTTTAATGCTAACCCACTAAACACGAGCAACATAAATTATACCTTGAATTAGCAAAAATTTCCATTCACACACATTACAATTGGACATTTAAATTGTCAAGTTTGAAAAGCTTCCTGAAGCTTTCTTCACCACACCACCCCCTTCCCCGTGAAGGTTTGGCATAGAggaatcagaaagaaaacagcaaggtTACAAATAATATCCAAAGCACATGATCAGGTCCTCTACCTCAGCCAAGATAAACTTAGATATTCTAGTATCAATTCTTTAGAGCTCCAGTTTTGCCAAGTATTAAGACATTATCAAAGTTCACAGCCAGTTTGGCACCTGTATCAGAACTAACACCTACTAGGAACAAGGTTcaacaccatttttaaaaatctcagcgACCTAACAATTTCGCCATCCCATTTAAAGACAAAGCCGACCAACACTTACGCTTTCATGTAGTCCTTGATGTACTTCTTGTAGGATTCTTTTGTAAAGCTGGTTTCCTGAAGGTGGTGGTTTATTACTATATCAACACCAGTTATGACCGTGGCTTCTGTTCCATCTCCCTCAGGACCTTCAGCAGAGGCATTGCCACCAATTAGAGAGTCATCAATTTGACCCTCTGTCCTGGTGACCATCTAGATTTAGAGACATCAAAAAACTTAACGGCTCTGCAAAAATCTTAATGCTACCGCTCTTACACATCTATGACCTGACAGCAGGGCATGATTTCAGAGCCACAGTTAAGCACAAGGAATCTGACTGCAGCCCGAGCACAGACTTCTTAAACCAGGTTCCTCTCCCGGCGCCTGACTAAAGGTTTGTTACACAGCCAGCGCTGcactccagctctgctgccccgGGCCCTCTCACGCACCACTTgcggcagcagccagccctgccccggccacAGGCACCAAGCCGTGGTGGGTCTCCCCCTCTCAGGCCCCTCGCAAGGAAGCCTGCCCCCTCTCCCCAAACCCTGCCTCCGCCACCGGCCCGGCCCCGAGTCACCGCAGCGAAacctgcctccccccaccctcctTCGGGACGGGCGGGCCACTCACCTTCCCCTCCACTTCCAGGCACAGGCCGTTCGCCACCTCCCGGATCTTGTAGATGTCCGAGAACATCTCGTCCTCTGCGGGGGGACAGGCACACACAGGCGGGCGCCGCCGCGTCAGCctccgccctccgcctccccgcgCCGGGCCGCAGCCACCTTCCCCTCACCACCCTTCCGGGCCACGCTCCTCTCCGGCTTCCCGTCGCTCCCACCCCCGGGCCCGGCGCTCCAGCCCTGGcaccgcggcccggccggggctgcccgtggtccccgtcccgtcccgccgcccccccccccccccccccgcgccgctgccgcccgcACTGCACATGCGCGGCACCGTCAGGCCCAGCGGCCGGGCGCAGGCCGCGGCCAGCCGCTTcccccgagcgagcgagcgagcaaCCGCCCGCtcgcccctccctccctccctcccgtccCCGGCGCCCTCCCCCGTGCCGCGCCGCCGCCCTTACGGCTGATGCAGTCCCGGTAGATGATCATGGCGGCGGCGCGGGTCTCTGCGCAGCGACCCGAGAGCGGGCGGGAGCGAGGCGGAAAGGGCCGAGTCAGCGCCTGCCGGAGCTCATATAGCGGGCACGTCCCGGCGCGTCATCGCGCACGCGcgccctccttccttccttcctccctccttcccccctccctccttcctcccccccgcccccgccccgcgcggcgccCCCGCGCGGCCGTTGGGCGGGAGGCGGTTGGTAACGGGGGGCGCCTGTTGCGAGGCCGTTAGAGCGGCCCGctgagggcgggggggggggaaggcttcTGCGGCACAAACCGCCTCCCCGCACACGCCAGTAGAGCCGGGCCGGCGGGAGGGGGCTGTATGCCTGTGCTGACGAGGCAGGGGAAGCTGCGGCCGTAAGGCCagccctctttgccctcagccgaGGGCAGGGGTTGAGGGCGGTCCGTCGCTGCGGTGGGCTTCGCTGTACTTTGACTGGCAGATTTGCCCAGCGGCTGTAGCCTTCTTCCTCTTGCTGATTTTTTCCACTGACCTGGGCGTGAATCTTGCTCTTCAGCTCTGGCGCAAGCTCGGTTTTCAAGGAGAA
This region includes:
- the TPT1 gene encoding translationally-controlled tumor protein → MIIYRDCISQDEMFSDIYKIREVANGLCLEVEGKMVTRTEGQIDDSLIGGNASAEGPEGDGTEATVITGVDIVINHHLQETSFTKESYKKYIKDYMKAIKARLEEHKPERVKPFMTGAAEQIKHILANFKNYQFFVGENMNPDGMVALLDFREDGVTPYMIFFKDGLEIEKC